Proteins encoded by one window of Sorex araneus isolate mSorAra2 chromosome 3, mSorAra2.pri, whole genome shotgun sequence:
- the SIX6 gene encoding homeobox protein SIX6 — MFQLPILNFSPQQVAGVCETLEESGDVERLGRFLWSLPVAPAACEALNKNESVLRARAIVAFHGGNYRELYHILENHKFTKESHAKLQALWLEAHYQEAEKLRGRPLGPVDKYRVRKKFPLPRTIWDGEQKTHCFKERTRHLLREWYLQDPYPNPSKKRELAQATGLTPTQVGNWFKNRRQRDRAAAAKNRLQQQVLSQGSGRVLRAEEEGTPEVLGAASPAASLSSKAATSAISITSSDSECDI; from the exons ATGTTCCAGCTGCCCATCCTGAATTTCAGCCCCCAGCAAGTGGCCGGGGTCTGCGAGACCCTGGAGGAGAGCGGCGACGTGGAGCGGCTGGGTCGCTTCCTCTGGTCTCTGCCCGTGGCCCCTGCGGCCTGCGAGGCGCTCAACAAGAATGAATCGGTGCTGCGCGCGCGAGCCATCGTGGCCTTCCACGGCGGCAACTACCGCGAGCTCTACCACATCCTGGAGAACCACAAGTTCACCAAGGAGTCGCACGCCAAGCTTCAGGCGCTGTGGCTCGAGGCGCACTACCAGGAGGCGGAGAAGCTGCGGGGGAGGCCCCTGGGGCCCGTGGACAAGTACCGCGTGAGGAAGAAGTTCCCGCTGCCGCGCACCATTTGGGACGGCGAGCAGAAGACCCACTGCTTCAAGGAGCGCACGCGGCACCTGCTGCGCGAATGGTACCTGCAggacccctaccccaaccccagcAAAAAACGTGAGCTGGCCCAGGCAACCGGACTGACCCCGACGCAGGTGGGCAACTGGTTCAAAAACCGCCGACAAAGGGACCGGGCGGCTGCAGCCAAGAACAG ACTCCAGCAGCAGGTTCTGTCGCAAGGCTCCGGGAGGGTACTGCGGGCCGAGGAAGAAGGCACACCCGAGGTGCTGGGCGCCGCCAGCCCAGCCGCCAGCCTATCCAGCAAGGCAGCCACTTCGGCCATCTCCATCACGTCCAGCGACAGCGAGTGCGATATCTGA